Proteins encoded within one genomic window of Episyrphus balteatus chromosome 1, idEpiBalt1.1, whole genome shotgun sequence:
- the LOC129921450 gene encoding uncharacterized protein LOC129921450, with amino-acid sequence MMSLKYKFGLILGILLISGNLVSSQWPEHLMNCYTCEGDCTRKFGTINTCTGNAKQSCVSVFSEDGTSVIARGCSDKIAEKYATYCNENSDSCLSCSNSNTGCNNVVGRSEYVPCLSCNSWTDKNCVTNPSLITTTKLCQESCLVAFYAENATDSNSPYVLSRTCNEQIEVMDMCSKGKDASCKTCKGSKCNVKNVPENRSKCYKCYGDDCEDPKSELCVNYAEDEQCYFKFDDQNDIIRLGCRSDLEPEDVVAQVKSKNLLLCDGSECNFFDKLPRESHCKVCNSETDENCAIDASKIAKSATCSMPYSQCYSMVSGGKTIRGCITDLSDDAFYECLTNGGKNCQPCSGENCNEQIFNNTVVKNENIGDPGYWQGLPLNCYTCEGDHCATSNGLIRKCQENDLQTCTTVFSKNGQVIARGCSDDVAQNHEAYCEANPSDCLQCKSSGCNIAVSKSEYIDCIYCDAKTNAKCNIDIQNVNTTRKCHKACMTALYPRTSDIDPAYNLIRTCLDDKDLDDRETCDSDPLCRSCSDSSLCNTQLLPEVRNVCQQCSGETCQTPTAKECQSYTANEQCFIMFDDEKTTISEMGCKSDYDPEDILSFLVSKRLYLCDGDDCNKLENLPQTHSCRLCNSRTDKFCATEPKNVASSTVCNQLPITSCYTRLLSDGHTERGCLSSLDDDQFLKCYNNNTTECSICDKAVCNDEVFPSDRIACHTCNSAEDSTCETTPKHTTICNPYSSRQTCITTLNDGITYRGCSSDLSCRNSSDPFTCRICNTTDCNIPNLKRLSDINPGQWQTLPLNCYTCSGAECQTRQTRLNMCIGNDNQHCMTVFDSNGTLIRRGCSDVVEEEYNRYCDESSDKCFNCNSNGCNNATSLNEYIDCIHCDSRINKNCVQDLTSIGSKRRCNTACMVVLHPRKETSIFDLSRSCLDDKDLDDREACGSDESVCRSCTSDNCNLNDVFDDRLECNSCSNGNCDSPISLKCAAYVKNDTCYILFDRDSTVKQTGCTSEFTANQLEQNIDKIIRCSGKNCNDLSIIPEPQMCYTCDSLNDEKCATLPNDLTVVNECNILPNVDCYVRVKYDGSTTRGCVTDLSITQRQNCLNGNDEKCLSCFGDKCNSKVFPEDRLSCHKCNSIDDPSCQDKPNSPVVCPVYSSDEVCSSKLVNGDTYRGCSSDFTCDDFDKQYCKMCNTSNCNVANLYENNIGYPGNWQDLPINCYTCNGGQCDNSATSPLRKCENNNNQNCVTVYSVAGAVVQRGCSDLILEGQYDHHCDLHPELCIHCKSSGCNNGKNLDEYVDCLFCDSTTNANCATNVAAITKTRKCKDKCMTALYPRSAESNSALELSRSCLDDKDPDDRIECENGNDPRCKACQGPKCNTDKLPEKRLSCLRCSGDECEDPTEAICPAYRDNDVCYILFDNSNDIAQMGCQSDFDNSTLQLLRKKMLFCDGDNCNNFDIIPSSHRCVECNSAVDPNCASKPDSLINFAHCTSLPYTGCFSKINADGHTERGCLADLEMETIDKCIGSGDEIKCSTCDSENCNNQLYPENRQICYRCTSDDDEFCQTTPVNSGACLLYEENDQCGVEINGNNTHRGCSSEMNCNGEDRETCRICSANNCNTVDLLSNYIGKPGQWQDLPLNCYKCEGTTCQTSLGSFSMCDNNNLQKCETVFDSNTKLVVRRGCSDEVAKTHGDYCDANSGMCQQCKSNGCNNVRQFSEYMDCAFCDTTTNPDCVLNPTDDGITTRKCKEQCMVALFPRSSEEDPSYELSRSCLDDKDLDDRNVCIEGKDSKCKACTGASCNTMEFPLERHECWSCRGEDCDDAQTQECVTYHPTDQCYILFDNTSSIVAMGCRSEYEHQAVTSLVQSKQLLLCNGKNCNSYESIPTVQSCIVCHSATDPQCATNPNLIVNANTCSDLPYTGCYTLINEDGDTVRGCQSSLESSEFYGCHTQSNSACSTCSGNNCNSEVYPTGRTTCHRCNSLDDGENCATSPSSNGVCPKFIENESCVTSYKNGVTYRGCSSELSCDASDKKTCRICSGSACNTVNLQHVAKDGEPGKWQDLPIKCQTCKGDACKQSIIPVEVCSNNNLQNCVTVFNAQNEVVERGCSDSVNENQESYCEQNNDKCFRCNSNECNKATSINDYIPCLSCDTSANASCVTSPESWKNTRMCHKGCMTALYPKATEDDPAYETVRSCLDDKEVVDQTTCSAGTDELCQSCQGRECNVVNIPRDRRSCYRCSGDDCQLPKQELCSGYRKNDQCTLMLDDQNSVIEAGCKSDFTNDQVVALIKNKRLLLCDGDNCNTFESVPSSQKCNLCNSKTDPNCAIQPSAIDSPTTCNRLPYTQCYTRVLSDGATERGCLSSLEDDEFFNCLIGNSTTCKSCVGDQCNRDIYPEGRKSCQICDSGSDPNCHSNPNSLSICPKYSENDSCVTSFTAGTTYRGCETDIQCDPSDKKKCRVCTADGCNTVNLERKQDDNYGKWQDLPLECYECKGEEECSRALSNPKKCQNNNEQDCSIVYNEEGVVIYRGCSDDADEEHEAYCDANVDLCFNCKSNRCNGEISPSEFNECVYCDSNKDKSCVTNPLSPLLKSRYCTSPCMAALYPSDSSSNPGYELIRTCLNDKEKEDQSNCVEPDCQSCSGNNCNIDDVPENRLRCHSCEGENCENPVSELCPLYKKDDKCFARFDTSNSITEMGCLSAFRNQDIADILKTKRVYICDGADCNSQDRLPQAQKCVTCDSRDDVNCAIDAHQIGTVEMCNSMPYTHCQTSIASDGTTYRGCLADLSTDDFVNCLLSGNDTCTQCVGNVCNRETFPANRLQCYSCDSETDRDCEDIPTKLSSCPYIRESEKCVTALGGNRTDRGCSSQVLCDTTDKSTCRHCSGSGCNTLNLMNQMNDDGNHGMWQELPLKCHNCTGEECLKSLGPSVICAGGDNQDCVTVFNQEGVVARRGCSYDVEDEKDLYCRQNPDKCISCKSNECNDGWELNDFETCAYCNSAIDASCVTHPDRSGYATRKCQKGCMAASYTASNGTTQVIRTCLDDKEVQDRYQCSAEDATCSSCNGDACNLFNYPRDRLSCHVCLGSTCINTVEEYCAAYVKDDKCYAKYENGNVQLSGCSSDHDSSALQEWREKNQLYDCSEGNCNAPGKLPTSQNCVACDSSRNPECATNPSIVNQTDLCFAPINSCITKISNKDTLRGCLNSLSYNEQSVCGTGSDLCEKCSGDKCNSKIYPSGRRSCHICQSDKHDQCVKDPNSLSVCPNYSQSNQCAVTFDGTLTRRGCTTEMTCDVTDDKHCKICDEDGCNTYQLDGVGTIFANNLLLTVVVAIVGLRGVTSKWI; translated from the exons taTCTAGTCAATGGCCGGAACATCTCATGAATTGTTATACCTGCGAGGGTGATTGTACTCGTAAATTTGGAACTATCAACACATGCACTGGGAATGCCAAACAATCATGTGTTTCAGTTTTTAGTGAAGATGGAACATCTGTCATTGCTCGAGGATGTAGTGACAAAATTGCTGAAAAATATGCTACATACTGTAATGAAAATAGTGACAGCTGTCTAAGTTGCTCGAATTCAAATACTGGTTGTAATAATGTTGTTGGAAGAAGTGAATACGTGCCTTGCTTGTCATGTAATTCATGGACTGATAAAAATTGTGTTACCAATCCAAGtttaattacaacaacaaaattgtgTCAGGAGTCTTGTTTGGTAGCATTCTATGCTGAAAATGCAACAGATTCAAATTCACCATACGTCCTGTCACGAACATGTAACGAACAAATTGAAGTTATGGACATGTGCTCAAAAGGCAAAGATGCTTCCTGTAAAACTTGCAAAGGTAGCAAATGTAATGTAAAAAATGTACCAGAAAATCGCTCGAAATGTTACAAATGTTATGGTGACGATTGTGAAGATCCAAAAAGTGAGCTATGTGTCAATTATGCTGAAGATGAGCAGTGTTACTTTAAGTTTGACGATCAAAACGATATTATAAGATTGGGTTGCCGCAGTGATTTGGAACCAGAAGATGTAGTGGCACAGGTTAAGAGTAAAAATTTACTACTTTGCGATGGATCAGAATgtaatttctttgataaattgCCACGTGAATCACATTGTAAAGTGTGCAATTCGGAAACAGATGAAAATTGTGCTATTGATGCAAGTAAAATAGCAAAGAGTGCAACATGTAGTATGCCCTATTCACAGTGCTATTCTATGGTATCtg GTGGAAAGACAATTCGAGGATGTATAACTGATCTGTCAGATGACGCATTTTATGAATGTTTGACCAATGGTGGCAAAAACTGTCAACCATGCAGCGGAGAAAACTGCAACGAACAG atttttaacaacaccgtggtgaaaaatgaaaatatcggAGATCCAGGTTATTGGCAAGGACTACCACTAAATTGCTACACTTGTGAGGGAGATCATTGTGCCACATCGAATGGTTTAATAAGAAAATGTCAAGAAAACGATTTGCAGACGTGTACTACTGTTTTCAGTAAAAATGGTCAAGTAATCGCACGTGGATGTAGTGATGACGTGGCACAAAACCATGAAGCCTATTGTGAAGCAAACCCTAGTGATTGCCTGCAGTGCAAGTCGAGTGGATGCAATATAGCAGTTAGTAAATCCGAATATATTGATTGTATATATTGTGATGCAAAAACTAATGCAAAGTGCAATATTGACATTCAAAACGTCAATACAACTCGTAAATGTCATAAAGCTTGTATGACAGCATTATATCCTCGCACTTCGGACATTGATCCTGCATATAATTTAATAAGAACATGCTTGGACGATAAAGACTTGGATGATCGTGAGACATGTGATTCGGATCCATTGTGTCGCAGTTGTTCTGACAGTTCGCTTTGTAACACTCAATTACTCCCCGAGGTGAGAAATGTATGTCAACAATGTTCAGGTGAAACATGTCAAACACCCACAGCAAAAGAATGTCAATCGTATACTGCAAATGAACAGTGTTTTATTAtgtttgatgatgaaaaaacgACAATTTCTGAAATGGGCTGCAAAAGTGATTACGATCCAGAAGATATTCTATCATTTTTGGTATCAAAGAGATTATATTTATGCGATGGTGATGATTGTAATAAACTTGAAAATCTACCACAAACACATTCGTGTCGTTTGTGCAATTCTCGAACAGATAAATTTTGTGCTACAGAACCGAAAAATGTGGCATCATCAACTGTATGCAATCAACTGCCAATTACTAGCTGTTACACAAGGCTTTTGAGTG ATGGACACACTGAACGTGGATGTCTTTCCAGTTTAGATGATGATCAGTTTTTAAAATGTTACAATAATAACACAACTGAATGTAGTATTTGTGATAAAGCTGTTTGCAATGATGAG GTTTTCCCATCGGATAGAATTGCTTGTCATACATGCAACTCAGCTGAGGATTCAACTTGTGAGACAACCCCAAAGCATACCACCATTTGTAATCCTTACTCAAGTCGTCAAACTTGCATTACAACCTTAAACGATGGAATCACTTATCGTGGTTGCAGTTCAGATCTGTCATGCAGAAATTCAAGTGATCCATTTACGTGTCGCATATGTAATACAACCGACTGCAACATACCAAATTTAAAAAGACTAAGTGATATTAATCCAGGACAATGGCAAACTTTACCACTCAACTGTTATACATGTTCTGGAGCTGAATGTCAAACTCGTCAAACACGATTAAATATGTGTATTGGAAATGACAATCAACATTGTATGACAGTTTTTGACAGCAATGGAACACTTATTCGTCGCGGATGTAGTGATGTTGTGGAAGAAGAATACAATCGATATTGTGATGAATCAAGTGACAAGTGTTTCAATTGCAATTCGAATGGTTGTAATAATGCTACTAGTTTAAATGAATACATCGATTGTATTCACTGCGATTcaagaataaacaaaaattgtgttCAAGATTTGACAAGTATTGGCTCGAAACGTCGATGTAATACAGCATGTATGGTTGTATTACATCCAAGAAAAGAAACTTCAATATTCGATCTGTCACGATCATGTCTCGATGACAAGGACTTAGATGATCGCGAGGCATGTGGGAGTGATGAATCTGTATGTAGAAGCTGCACTTCAGATAACTGTAATCTAAATGACGTTTTCGATGATCGTTTGGAATGTAATTCATGTTCGAATGGAAATTGTGACAGCCCGATTTCATTGAAATGTGCTGCTTATGTCAAAAATGACACTTGTTATATTCTTTTTGATAGAGATAGCACTGTCAAACAAACTGGATGCACAAGTGAATTCACTGCAAATCAACTCGAACAAAATATAGATAAAATTATTAGATGTAGTGGGAAAAATTGCAATGATTTATCCATTATTCCAGAACCACAAATGTGTTATACTTGTGATTCATTGAATGATGAAAAGTGTGCAACATTACCAAATGATTTAACGGTAGTCAATGAATGTAACATTTTGCCAAATGTTGACTGTTATGTTAGGGtgaaatatg ATGGATCTACAACAAGAGGATGTGTTACAGATTTAAGTATAACACAACGACAAAATTGTCTAAATGGCAATgatgaaaaatgtttaagttgTTTTGGAGATAAATGCAATTCAAAG gtattcCCCGAAGATCGTCTAAGCTGTCACAAATGTAACTCAATTGACGACCCTAGCTGTCAAGATAAACCCAATTCTCCAGTCGTTTGTCCTGTGTACTCATCAGATGAAGTTTGTAGTTCTAAACTTGTAAATGGTGACACCTACAGAGGTTGTAGCAGTGACTTTACATGTGATGATTTTGACAAGCAATATTGCAAAATGTGCAATACATCCAATTGCAATGTTGCCAATTTATACGAAAATAACATTGGTTATCCAGGAAATTGGCAAGATTTACCAATCAACTGTTATACTTGTAATGGTGGTCAATGTGACAACAGTGCCACATCACCCTTGAGAAAatgtgaaaataataataatcaaaattgTGTGACAGTTTATAGTGTGGCCGGAGCAGTTGTACAACGTGGATGTAGTGATTTAATTTTGGAAGGACAATATGATCATCATTGTGATTTACACCCTGAATTATGCATCCATTGTAAATCATCAGGATGTAATAATGGCAAAAATTTAGACGAATATGTAGATTGTTTATTCTGTGATTCAACAACAAATGCCAATTGTGCAACCAATGTGGCAGCaattacaaaaacaagaaaatgtaAAGACAAATGTATGACAGCTTTGTATCCAAGATCTGCTGAATCTAATTCAGCATTAGAACTGTCACGATCATGTTTGGACGATAAGGATCCCGATGATCGTATTGAATGTGAAAATGGTAATGATCCACGTTGTAAAGCTTGTCAAGGTCCCAAGTGTAATACTGACAAACTACCAGAAAAGCGTCTTTCATGTCTTCGTTGTTCGGGTGATGAGTGTGAAGATCCAACTGAGGCAATTTGTCCAGCATATAGAGACAATGAtgtttgttatattttgtttgacaATTCAAATGACATTGCACAAATGGGTTGCCAGAGTGATTTTGACAATTCGACACTGCAATTGCTACGCAAGAAAATGCTCTTCTGTGATGGTGATAATTGTAATAATTTTGATATAATTCCAAGTTCACACAGATGTGTGGAATGTAATTCAGCGGTGGATCCTAATTGTGCCTCAAAACCAGATTCGTTGATTAATTTTGCACATTGTACCAGTCTGCCATATACaggatgtttttcaaaaattaatg CTGATGGTCACACTGAACGTGGCTGTTTAGCTGACTTGGAAATGGAAACAATTGACAAATGCATTGGAAGCGGCGATGAAATCAAGTGTAGCACTTGTGATAGCGAAAATTGTAACAATCAG ctTTATCCAGAGAACCGTCAAATATGCTACCGCTGTACATCAGATGACGACGAATTTTGTCAGACCACTCCTGTCAATTCTGGTGCTTGTCTCCTCTATGAAGAGAACGATCAATGTGGTGTTGAAATAAATGGTAACAACACACATCGTGGTTGTAGTTCAGAAATGAATTGCAATGGTGAAGATCGTGAAACTTGCCGGATATGCTCAGCCAATAATTGTAACACAGTTGATCTTTTGTCAAATTATATTGGTAAACCTGGTCAATGGCAAGATTTGCCACTAAACTGTTATAAATGTGAAGGAACTACCTGTCAAACATCACTTGGAAGTTTCAGTATGtgtgataataataatttgcaAAAATGCGAAACAGTATTCGATAGCAATACAAAATTAGTTGTACGACGTGGTTGTAGCGATGAAGTTGCAAAAACACACGGTGACTATTGTGACGCAAACAGTGGAATGTGTCAACAATGTAAGTCAAACGGTTGTAATAATGTTCGTCAATTTAGCGAATATATGGATTGTGCTTTCTGTGATACCACAACCAATCCGGATTGTGTTCTTAATCCAACCGATGATGGTATTACGACACGTAAATGTAAGGAACAATGTATGGTAGCTTTGTTCCCAAGATCATCCGAAGAAGATCCCTCATACGAGCTGTCACGATCATGTCTCGATGACAAGGATCTGGATGACagaaatgtttgtattgagggCAAAGATTCTAAATGTAAGGCATGCACTGGGGCGAGCTGTAATACTATGGAATTCCCACTTGAACGTCACGAATGCTGGTCATGTCGTGGTGAAGATTGTGATGATGCTCAAACTCAGGAATGTGTTACCTACCATCCAACCGAtcaatgttacattttgtttgATAATACAAGTTCTATTGTTGCAATGGGCTGTCGAAGTGAATATGAACATCAAGCTGTTACCAGCCTGGTTCAGTCCAAGCAACTTTTACTATGTAACGGAAAGAATTGTAATTCTTATGAAAGTATTCCTACTGTACAATCTTGTATAGTTTGTCATTCCGCAACTGATCCACAATGTGCCACAAATCCTAATTTAATTGTCAATGCAAACACTTGCTCGGATCTTCCATACACAGGGTGTTACACACTCATTAATGAGG ATGGTGACACCGTACGTGGCTGTCAGTCTTCTTTGGAGAGTTCAGAATTTTATGGCTGTCATACACAATCGAATTCAGCTTGCAGCACTTGCTCAGGAAACAATTGCAACAGTGAAGTATACCCCACTGGCAGAACAACATGTCATCGTTGCAACTCTTTAGATGATGGTGAAAACTGTGCAACATCCCCATCAAGCAATGGTGTCTGCCCTAAATTCATCGAAAACGAATCATGTGTGACAAGCTACAAAAATGGCGTTACATACCGTGGTTGTTCATCCGAATTGTCATGTGATGCGTCCGATAAGAAAACATGTCGCATCTGTTCGGGATCAGCTTGTAATACTGTCAATTTGCAACATGTTGCTAAGGATGGCGAACCAGGCAAGTGGCAAGATTTGCCAATCAAATGTCAAACTTGCAAAGGTGACGCATGCAAACAGTCTATAATTCCTGTTGAAGTTTGTTCAAACAATAACCTGCAAAATTGTGTGACAGTATTTAATGCTCAAAACGAAGTTGTTGAACGTGGTTGCAGTGATAGTGTCAATGAAAATCAAGAAAGTTATTGCGAACAAAATAATGACAAGTGTTTCCGTTGTAATTCAAATGAATGCAACAAAGCCACAAGTATAAATGATTATATCCCATGTTTGTCATGTGACACCAGTGCTAACGCTTCGTGTGTGACAAGCCCGGAATCTTGGAAAAATACCCGAATGTGTCACAAGGGATGCATGACAGCACTTTATCCTAAGGCAACCGAAGATGATCCAGCTTACGAAACTGTACGATCATGTTTGGATGACAAGGAAGTCGTTGATCAGACAACTTGTTCAGCTGGAACAGATGAATTATGTCAATCGTGTCAAGGTCGTGAATGTAACGTAGTTAATATTCCCCGAGATCGTAGAAGCTGTTACCGTTGCTCTGGAGACGATTGTCAATTGCCAAAGCAAGAACTCTGTTCGGGTTACAGGAAGAACGATCAATGTACTTTGATGCTTGACGATCAAAATAGCGTTATCGAAGCTGGTTGCAAGAGTGATTTTACTAACGATCAAGTTGTAGCACTGATCAAGAACAAACGACTTTTGCTATGCGATGGAGACAATTGTAATACATTTGAATCAGTACCAAGTAGTCAAAAATGTAACTTGTGTAACTCAAAGACTGATCCAAACTGTGCTATTCAACCAAGCGCTATTGATAGTCCCACTACTTGCAATCGATTGCCATACACCCAATGTTACACTCGTGTTTTGAGTG ATGGCGCAACTGAACGAGGATGTCTATCAAGTTTGGAAGACGATGAATTCTTTAATTGCTTGATTGGAAACTCAACCACATGCAAATCTTGCGTTGGTGACCAGTGTAACAGAGATATTTACCCAGAGGGTCGTAAATCATGTCAAATTTGTGACTCTGGATCCGATCCTAACTGTCATTCCAACCCCAATAGCCTTAGTATTTGTCCAAAGTATTCCGAGAATGATTCTTGTGTTACATCATTCACTGCTGGAACAACTTATCGTGGCTGTGAAACAGATATCCAATGTGATCCATCAGATAAAAAGAAGTGTAGAGTTTGTACTGCTGATGGTTGTAATACTGTCAATTTGGAACGCAAACAAGATGATAACTATGGCAAATGGCAAGATCTGCCACTTGAATGCTATGAATGCAAAGGAGAAGAAGAATGTAGTCGTGCCCTTAGTAATccaaagaaatgtcaaaataataaCGAACAGGACTGTTCGATTGTGTATAATGAAGAAGGTGTTGTTATATATCGGGGATGTAGTGATGATGCTGATGAAGAACACGAAGCTTATTGTGATGCCAATGTTGATCTCTGCTTCAATTGCAAATCAAATCGTTGTAATGGAGAAATATCACCTAGTGAATTTAATGAATGTGTTTATTGTGACTCGAACAAGGATAAATCTTGTGTCACTAATCCCCTTTCACCACTACTAAAATCACGTTATTGCACGAGTCCTTGCATGGCAGCATTGTATCCGTCAGATTCCAGTTCAAATCCAGGATATGAATTAATTAGAACATGTTTGAATGATAAGGAAAAAGAAGATCAAAGCAATTGTGTCGAACCTGACTGTCAGTCTTGTTCTGGCAACAATTGTAATATTGATGACGTTCCTGAAAATCGTCTACGCTGTCACTCGTGTGAAGGTGAAAACTGCGAAAACCCTGTGTCAGAGTTGTGTCCCTTGTACAAAAAAGATGACAAATGCTTTGCGAGATTTGACACTTCCAATAGTATAACAGAAATGGGTTGTTTGAGTGCGTTCAGAAATCAAGATATTGCCGATATTTTGAAGACCAAACGAGTATATATTTGTGATGGTGCAGATTGTAATTCACAAGATAGGTTGCCACAGGCACAAAAATGTGTCACTTGTGACTCACGTGATGATGTTAACTGTGCTATAGATGCTCATCAAATTGGAACAGTTGAAATGTGTAATTCGATGCCATATACTCACTGTCAAACAAGTATTGCTTCAG aTGGAACAACCTACAGAGGCTGTTTGGCTGACCTTTCTACAGATGACTTCGTCAATTGTCTTCTCTCAGGAAATGACACATGCACACAATGTGTCGGCAATGTATGCAACAGAGAG ACCTTCCCCGCCAATCGACTTCAATGCTACTCATGTGATTCCGAAACTGATAGAGATTGTGAAGATATTCCAACAAAATTGTCAAGCTGTCCATATATCAGAGAGAGTGAAAAATGTGTTACCGCATTGGGTGGTAATCGAACAGATCGTGGTTGTAGTTCTCAAGTACTTTGTGACACAACAGACAAGAGCACCTGTCGACACTGTTCTGGAAGTGGTTGTAACACACTAAATCTAATGAACCAAATGAATGATGATGGAAATCATGGAATGTGGCAAGAGCTTCCTCTTAAATGTCATAACTGCACTGGTGAAGAATGTTTGAAATCTCTGGGTCCATCTGTCATTTGTGCAGGTGGTGACAACCAAGATTGTGTGACAGTGTTTAATCAAGAAGGGGTTGTGGCTCGACGAGGATGTAGCTATGATGTCGAAGACGAAAAAGATCTCTATTGTAGACAAAATCCTGACAAATGTATTAGTTGTAAATCAAATGAATGTAACGATGGTTGGGAATTGAATGATTTTGAAACTTGTGCCTATTGCAATTCAGCAATTGATGCATCGTGTGTAACTCATCCTGATCGAAGTGGCTACGCAACAAGGAAATGTCAAAAGGGTTGTATGGCTGCATCATACACAGCATCAAATGGCACAACTCAAGTTATACGAACTTGTTTGGACGATAAGGAAGTTCAAGATCGTTACCAATGTAGTGCTGAGGATGCAACATGTTCAAGTTGTAATGGAGACGCATGTAACTTATTCAATTACCCTCGGGATCGTTTGAGTTGTCACGTTTGCTTGGGTAGCACTTGTATAAACACTGTTGAAGAATATTGTGCAGCTTATGTCAAAGATGACAAGTGCTATGCAAAATACGAAAATGGCAATGTTCAGCTCTCGGGTTGTTCGTCCGATCATGACAGTTCGGCTCTTCAAGAATGGAGAGAAAAGAATCAACTTTATGATTGTTCGGAAGGCAATTGTAATGCACCCGGAAAACTGCCAACTTCTCAAAATTGTGTTGCTTGTGATTCAAGTAGGAATCCCGAATGTGCAACAAATCCATCAATTGTTAATCAAACAGATCTTTGCTTTGCACCAATTAATTCATGTATAacgaaaatttcaaacaaagatACGCTTCGTGGATGTCTTAATTCACTGTCTTACAATGAGCAATCCGTTTGCGGTACTGGTTCGGACTTGTGTGAGAAATGTTCTGGCGATAAGTGTAACTCAAAG ATTTATCCAAGTGGTAGACGTTCATGTCATATTTGTCAATCTGACAAACATGATCAATGTGTTAAGGACCCGAACTCATTATCAGTATGTCCAAACTATTCACAAAGCAATCAATGTGCTGTCACATTTGATGGCACTCTCACACGACGTGGTTGTACTACAGAAATGACATGTGATGTGACAGATGATAAACATTGTAAAATATGTGACGAAGATGGTTGTAATACATATCAATTGGATGGAGTTGGTACAATATTTGCCAATAATCTTCTATTGACAGTTGTGGTGGCAATTGTCGGTTTGAGAGGTGTCACAAGCAAATGGATCTAA